GCGGGGCGTCATCACCGGCTATTCGGCACGGGTCGATGCGGCGCGGCTCGGCAAGGACATCACCGCCTTCATCGGCGTGAGCATCGAGCACCCGAAGTACTTCGAGGGGTTCGCCCGGAAGGTGCTGTCCATGCCGGAGGTGCTGGAGGCCCACCGGGTCGCCGGGCAGGACTCCTACGTCCTCAAGGTGCGCACCACGAACACGAAGACGCTCGACTCCCTGCTCGTCGAGACCCTGCGGCTCATCGACGGGGTGACGCGCACTCACACCACCATCGTTCTCTCATCCATCAAGGAGGAGACGTACGTCTCCCCCTCGCCCACGCTGAAAGGAGACCGCCCGTGATTCCCTCCACCGCTCCCCTGGCCCGCCCCAAGGCGGGGTTCCCCCTGGCCCACCGCATGACGCAGCTCAAGGCGTCCGCGGTGCGCGAAATCCTGAAGGTGGCCGAGCGTCCCGACATCCTCTCCTTCGCGGGCGGGCTGCCCGCGCCGGAGCTCTTCCCCCTGGCCGCCATCGCCCAGGCCCATGCCGAGGTGTTCACCACGGAGGGCGCGGCCGCGCTGCAGTACAGCACCACCGAGGGCTTCGCGCCCCTGCGCGAGTGGATCTGCTCCCACCTGGCCAAGAGCGGCCTGCGCGCCACCCCGGAGCAGGTGCTCATCACCTGCGGCTCCCAGCAGGGCATCGAGCTGACGGCCAAGGTGCTGCTGGATCCGGGCGATGTGGTGGTGGTGGAGAACCCCAGCTACCTGGCGGCCCTGCAGACCTTCAGCGGGTACGAGGCCTCCTTCGCCGTCGCGGACAGCGATGATGACGGCATGTGCGTGGACGGCCTGGAGCGCATCCTCATCGAGCGCCGCCCCAAGCTCATCTACATCGTCCCCAACTTCCACAACCCGAAGGGCACCACCCTCTCGCTCGAGCGCCGTCACGCGCTGCTGCGGCTTGCCCAGCGCCACCGCGTGCTCATCCTCGAGGATGACCCGTACGGCGAGCTGCGCTTCCGGGGCGATGCGCTGCCGTCGCTGGCGTCGCTGGACACCGAGGGCGTCGTCATCCAGCTGGGCACCTTCTCCAAGACGCTCGCCCCCGGCCTGCGCATTGGCTGGGCGGTGGGCCCCCGGGAGATCATCCGCAGCCTCACCATCGCCAAGCAGGCCTCGGACCTGCACACCGCCACGCTGGCCCAGCGGGCCACCTTCATGCTGCTCAACCGGTTCGACTACACCGGCCACCTGGCCCAGCTCCGCGTCCAGTACGGCGAGCGGTGCCTGGTGATGCTCGACGCGCTGAAGGAGAACATGCCCCCGGGCGCCCGCTGGACCCAGCCGGATGGTGGCATGTTCGTCTGGGTGGAGCTGCCGCAGGGCATGAACGCGGACGAGCTCTTCCCCAAGGCGCTCGACAAGAAGGTGGCCTTCGTCCCCGGCACGAGCTTCTTCGCCGCCCAGCCGCGCCGGGAGTTCATGCGCCTGAACTACTCCAACCGGCCCCCCGAGTTCATCCGGGAGGGGATTCGCCGCCTGGGGGCGGTGATCTCCACGCAGTAGCGCCCAGGCCGGGGCAGGCGCGCGTCCACCCGTGCGGGGGACGCGCCCGCCCCGTCCTCGCCGGTCAGGCCCGCTCCAGCTTCGCCTCGAACCGCCGGGCCAGCAGGGACAAGGGGTAGCTCATCGCCAGGTACAGCGCCGCACACAGCACCCCCGGCACCAGCCAGCTGCGCACATCCACGGAGACGATCGTCATCCGCTTGGTCAGCTCCACCACGGAGATGACCGACACCAGCGAGCTGTCCTTCAGCAGGGCGATGAAGTCGTTCGTCACCCCGGGCAGCGCCACCCGGAAGGCCTGCGGCACCACCACCCGCCGCAGGGCCAGCGGCAGGTTCATGCCCAGGGCCAGCGCCGCCTCCATCTGTCCCCGGGGCACCGCCAGGACCCCGCCCCGGTAGATCTCCGCCTCGTAGGCCGCGTAGTTGAGCCCCAGCCCCAGGATGGCGGCGCTGAGCGCATCCAGCCGCAGCACGCCCGCA
Above is a window of Stigmatella erecta DNA encoding:
- a CDS encoding PLP-dependent aminotransferase family protein; the protein is MTQLKASAVREILKVAERPDILSFAGGLPAPELFPLAAIAQAHAEVFTTEGAAALQYSTTEGFAPLREWICSHLAKSGLRATPEQVLITCGSQQGIELTAKVLLDPGDVVVVENPSYLAALQTFSGYEASFAVADSDDDGMCVDGLERILIERRPKLIYIVPNFHNPKGTTLSLERRHALLRLAQRHRVLILEDDPYGELRFRGDALPSLASLDTEGVVIQLGTFSKTLAPGLRIGWAVGPREIIRSLTIAKQASDLHTATLAQRATFMLLNRFDYTGHLAQLRVQYGERCLVMLDALKENMPPGARWTQPDGGMFVWVELPQGMNADELFPKALDKKVAFVPGTSFFAAQPRREFMRLNYSNRPPEFIREGIRRLGAVISTQ
- a CDS encoding Lrp/AsnC family transcriptional regulator, whose product is MDDLDSRIIDLLQRNGRATQLELSRAVGLSQPAVAERIRKLEERGVITGYSARVDAARLGKDITAFIGVSIEHPKYFEGFARKVLSMPEVLEAHRVAGQDSYVLKVRTTNTKTLDSLLVETLRLIDGVTRTHTTIVLSSIKEETYVSPSPTLKGDRP